The genomic window CGCCGGCAAGAAGTTCGGGGACATCAAGGTGGTCTCGACCGGCGGCGGCGCGGCCGGCATCGCCTGCCTGAACATGCTGCTGAAGCTGGGCGTGCGGCGCGAAAACGTCTGGCTGTGCGACATCGCCGGCCTGGTTTATGAAGGCCGGACCGAGGAAATGACGCCGCAAAAGGCCGAATATGCGCAGAAATCGGACTTGCGCACCCTGGCCGAGGTGATCGAGGGCGCCGACCTGTTCCTGGGCCTGTCCGGTCCGGGCGTGCTGAAGCCCGAGATGGTGCAGAAGATGGCGCCGCGGCCGATCATCTTCGCCCTTGCCAACCCGACGCCCGAAATCCTGCCCGAGGATGCCCGCGCCGTCGCCCCCGACGCGATCATCGCCACCGGCCGGTCGGATTACCCCAACCAGGTCAACAACGTCCTGTGCTTTCCCTTCATCTTCCGCGGCGCACTGGATGTCGGCGCGACCAGGATCAACGACGAAATGCAGCTGGCCTGCATCGAAGGCATCGCGGCGCTGGCGCGGGCGACCACCTCGGCCGAGGCCGCGATGGCCTATCGCGGCGAGACGCTGACCTTCGGCGCCGACTATCTGATCCCGAAACCCTTCGACCCGCGGCTGATCGGCGTGGTGTCGACCGCCGTGGCCCGCGCGGCGATGGAAACCGGCGTCGCCACCCGCCCGCTCGAGGACATCGACGCCTACAAGCGCAAGCTGGACGGCTCGGTTTTCCGCACGGCGATGATCATGCGCCCGGTGTTCGAGGCGGCCGCCACCGCCAAGCGCCGCATCGTCTTTGCCGAGGGCGAGGACGAGCGCGTGCTGCGCGCCGCCAACGCCATGCTGGAGGAAACGACCGACACCCCGATCCTGATCGGCCGTCCCGAGGTGATCGAGATGCGGGCCGAACGTGCCGGCCTGCCGATCCGCCCGGGCCGCGACTTCGAGATCGTGAACCCCGAAAACGACCCGCGCTATCGCGACTATTGGGGCACCTATCACGAGCTGATGGCCCGCGAGGGTGTGTCCCCCGACATCGCCCGCGCCATCATGCGCACCAACACCACCGCGATCGGGGCGGTCATGGTGCATCGCGAGGAAGCCGACAGCCTGATCTGCGGCACCTTCGGCCAGTTCAGCTGGCACCTGAACTATGTCACGCAGATCCTGGCGCGCGACGGTCTGCGCCCGCACGGGGCACTGTCGCTGATGATTCTCGAGGATGGGCCGCTCTTCATCGCCGACACCCAGGTGCACCACTCTCCGACGCCGGAACAGGTGGCCGAGGCTGCCATCGGCGCCGCGCGCCATGTCCGGCGCTTTGGCCTGGTGCCCAAGGTGGCGCTGTGCAGCCATTCCCAGTTCGGCAACCTGGAAACGGAAACGGGGCGCAAGATGCGCGCGGCCATGCGCATTCTGGAAGAACGCAAGGTGGACTTCATCTTTGATGGCGAAATGCATGTCGATTCCGCACTGGACCCCAGCATCCGCGAACGGCTGCTGCCCAATTCGCGCATCGAAGGTGCGGCGAACACGCTGATCTTCTCGGGAACCGATTCAGCATCGGGCGTGCGCAACGCGCTGAAGCTGAAGGCGAACGGGCTTGAGGTCGGTCCCATCCTGATGGGCATGGGCAACCGTGCGCATATCGTTACCCCATCGATCACCACCCGGGGCCTGCTGAACATGAGTGCGATCGCCGGCACCCCG from Paracoccus sp. SMMA_5_TC includes these protein-coding regions:
- a CDS encoding NADP-dependent malic enzyme, giving the protein MEERRQDNARQAALDYHEFPRPGKLEVRATKPLANGRDLSRAYSPGVAEACLEIKADPDTAARYTARGNLVAVVSNGTAVLGLGNIGALASKPVMEGKAVLFKKFANIDCFDIEVNESNPEKLADIVCALEPSFGAINLEDIKAPDCFIVEKICRERMNIPVFHDDQHGTAIVVGAAATNALHIAGKKFGDIKVVSTGGGAAGIACLNMLLKLGVRRENVWLCDIAGLVYEGRTEEMTPQKAEYAQKSDLRTLAEVIEGADLFLGLSGPGVLKPEMVQKMAPRPIIFALANPTPEILPEDARAVAPDAIIATGRSDYPNQVNNVLCFPFIFRGALDVGATRINDEMQLACIEGIAALARATTSAEAAMAYRGETLTFGADYLIPKPFDPRLIGVVSTAVARAAMETGVATRPLEDIDAYKRKLDGSVFRTAMIMRPVFEAAATAKRRIVFAEGEDERVLRAANAMLEETTDTPILIGRPEVIEMRAERAGLPIRPGRDFEIVNPENDPRYRDYWGTYHELMAREGVSPDIARAIMRTNTTAIGAVMVHREEADSLICGTFGQFSWHLNYVTQILARDGLRPHGALSLMILEDGPLFIADTQVHHSPTPEQVAEAAIGAARHVRRFGLVPKVALCSHSQFGNLETETGRKMRAAMRILEERKVDFIFDGEMHVDSALDPSIRERLLPNSRIEGAANTLIFSGTDSASGVRNALKLKANGLEVGPILMGMGNRAHIVTPSITTRGLLNMSAIAGTPVGHYR